A single window of Rubripirellula lacrimiformis DNA harbors:
- a CDS encoding DHH family phosphoesterase, with the protein MGVNWKAFTNQISHYESFVLVSHIRPDCDALGSELGMAEVLRTIGKTVRIINAHRTPPALQFLDPAEGIEVLGDHVEAEDISCDCIMILDTSAWAQLGDMGDVIRAASCDKIVLDHHVGEDDLGATMYKDYQAEATGHLVVQAADALGVPVTRTMGMPLFAAIATDTGWFRFPSVSSETFRVIARLIDAGVMPCEIYGDLYERDTIGRLRLRGTILSRTQSELDGRLMHTYVKKEDFEATGALPSDTEDAINLTLAVEGAKAAVIFVEQLRGGFKLSFRSRCAMDSNEIAQLFGGGGHKAAAGAFLEGTLEDVQNRVLPAVREAVGTE; encoded by the coding sequence ATGGGCGTCAACTGGAAAGCCTTTACCAATCAAATCAGCCACTACGAATCCTTCGTCTTGGTCAGCCACATTCGGCCTGACTGCGACGCACTGGGCAGCGAGCTCGGGATGGCCGAAGTGCTGCGAACCATCGGGAAGACCGTTCGCATCATCAACGCCCACCGAACTCCGCCGGCGCTGCAGTTCCTAGATCCCGCCGAAGGCATCGAAGTACTGGGCGATCATGTCGAAGCCGAAGACATTTCGTGCGACTGCATCATGATTTTGGACACCAGCGCATGGGCCCAACTGGGTGACATGGGCGATGTCATTCGCGCAGCATCGTGCGACAAGATCGTGCTGGACCACCACGTCGGCGAAGACGACCTGGGGGCGACGATGTACAAGGACTATCAAGCCGAAGCGACCGGTCACCTCGTGGTCCAAGCTGCCGACGCCCTGGGCGTCCCCGTGACACGCACCATGGGCATGCCCCTGTTCGCGGCAATCGCCACCGACACCGGCTGGTTCCGTTTCCCAAGTGTCAGTTCAGAAACCTTTCGTGTCATCGCGCGGCTGATCGATGCCGGCGTCATGCCCTGCGAAATCTACGGCGATCTTTACGAACGCGATACCATCGGCCGACTACGTCTTCGCGGCACCATCCTGTCCCGCACCCAATCCGAATTGGACGGGCGGTTGATGCACACCTACGTCAAGAAAGAAGACTTCGAAGCCACCGGTGCCCTGCCCAGCGATACCGAGGATGCGATCAACCTGACGCTTGCGGTCGAAGGTGCCAAAGCGGCGGTTATTTTCGTTGAACAACTCCGCGGAGGTTTTAAACTCAGCTTCCGCAGCCGGTGTGCGATGGACAGCAACGAAATCGCTCAACTGTTCGGCGGCGGTGGCCACAAAGCGGCCGCAGGCGCGTTCCTAGAAGGCACCTTGGAAGACGTCCAGAACCGAGTGCTGCCAGCGGTCCGCGAAGCGGTCGGTACCGAATAG
- a CDS encoding FG-GAP-like repeat-containing protein, producing MYFQSFLPSLCLGCLLTFALGGCSGRDRETTETGDVRAADRADDRADVRGQPNAAAGDSSATSPGDSDPANAMAAVAAALRDNRLDQAETLLRSRLIQAPDDLQAAALIGEVLVRRGDFGGAIEWIDGLVVDHPDQRDALQAEAAEIALEAGDDQQAIDRFNDLVRRRPDFTAARSRLAEVLNQRGFRFDGNQQLRRLMALQPIGKQQWVAIIHPMQPYATFTEKPDIHDADQLARVGVMSVVAALRSRNDRVEALQCLRESDLVANRNPAAVAMLGLLFAETQDNAAVQDWLATAEPATAQYPAFWMAAGMWLAAQRDDAAIDCFVQALRLEPGSLDAWNNLIAALGVAGDSAAIKIAQQHRQQVTEMRFLVGQWASHGNGGSDPQLIQRMTELLSGSGRPMESVAWQETAIAAVAPGAPQLQTLAAYKSKVLKRFPDGRDPSIWLAGLNAESRSIDGFMATWQRMRTSHVPTVQGRAGDSVDQADAPIQRPVMVGVAKQSGLTFRHQNADPSIQREFRLFEPLGSGVACLDYDCDGQVDFYFAQAGTNVPDVESSVGNQLFRQSDGEFLEQSVASESGDFRWSTAVTSGDWNQDGFADLVVGSLGQNLLLINQGDGTFLRRTFDSVDQQGNPESVDPMSTMGLAIADVTGDLLPDVIEVNYVDDSRSLDPIQRDSRGQPLTLPGPLHFKPAVNRVFVSQGDGRMDAQVLPGESTALGLIVTDIDGDRQGDIFIANDQRANHWHSHHMLADGTPVWTDQAILAGLGYGPGGKPTACMGIAAADFDHNGNLDLHVTNFMDEWSNLYLQQAAGGFVDSAVAYQIDKASVRMLGFGTQAIDYDNNTSWDLIVGNGHIEDFRSAGKAFEMPTQILAFAGGKFVAVDPAGDDPFWKTDRLARAVAKCDWNRDGRTDIVLTEMNGDAELLENRTPAANRFLQIELAGVHCERDAIGAKVSVQTDQGEWSQWVQTGDGYLCKNESLLMFGLGGSNRIVRVAVAWPGKSPTGSARTENEAPENSASGFAEPEIFDDVAIDQRVLLIEGAGRVWQR from the coding sequence GTGTACTTCCAAAGTTTCCTGCCGTCGCTCTGCTTGGGTTGCCTGCTGACGTTCGCCCTGGGGGGCTGCTCCGGACGCGATCGTGAAACGACCGAAACCGGCGACGTTCGGGCCGCCGATCGGGCTGACGATCGGGCCGACGTTCGCGGCCAACCGAACGCTGCCGCCGGTGATTCTTCTGCCACATCGCCTGGGGATTCCGACCCCGCGAATGCGATGGCTGCGGTCGCGGCGGCATTGCGGGACAACCGTTTGGACCAAGCCGAGACGTTGCTGCGATCTCGGTTGATCCAGGCTCCCGACGATCTGCAGGCCGCTGCGTTGATCGGCGAAGTGTTGGTCCGCCGCGGTGATTTCGGCGGGGCGATCGAGTGGATCGATGGGCTGGTTGTGGACCACCCCGACCAGCGGGATGCGTTGCAAGCCGAAGCGGCAGAGATCGCGCTAGAGGCCGGCGATGATCAGCAGGCCATCGACCGATTCAACGATCTGGTCCGCCGCAGGCCTGATTTTACGGCCGCCCGATCCCGGTTGGCAGAAGTGCTGAACCAGCGAGGGTTTCGGTTCGATGGCAACCAGCAGCTGCGTCGCTTGATGGCCCTGCAGCCGATCGGCAAGCAGCAGTGGGTCGCGATCATCCACCCGATGCAGCCCTATGCCACGTTCACCGAGAAGCCTGACATCCACGATGCTGATCAGTTGGCACGCGTGGGGGTGATGAGTGTGGTGGCCGCACTGCGGTCTCGTAACGATCGCGTCGAGGCGCTGCAGTGTCTTCGGGAATCCGACTTGGTTGCCAACCGGAACCCGGCTGCCGTCGCGATGCTGGGACTGCTGTTTGCCGAGACTCAGGACAACGCGGCCGTCCAGGATTGGTTGGCCACCGCCGAACCGGCGACGGCACAGTACCCCGCATTTTGGATGGCGGCCGGTATGTGGTTGGCCGCTCAGCGAGACGACGCAGCGATCGACTGCTTTGTTCAGGCTTTGCGACTGGAACCGGGCAGTTTGGACGCGTGGAACAATTTGATTGCTGCGTTGGGAGTCGCCGGTGACTCGGCGGCGATCAAGATCGCCCAACAACACCGCCAACAGGTCACCGAAATGCGTTTCCTGGTCGGCCAGTGGGCGTCGCATGGAAATGGCGGCAGCGACCCCCAGTTGATTCAACGCATGACCGAACTGCTAAGTGGTAGCGGGCGTCCGATGGAATCGGTAGCGTGGCAGGAAACTGCGATCGCCGCGGTGGCGCCGGGGGCACCCCAGTTGCAGACGCTTGCCGCCTACAAGTCCAAGGTTCTGAAGCGGTTTCCCGATGGCCGCGATCCGTCGATTTGGTTGGCGGGATTGAATGCCGAATCTCGATCGATCGATGGCTTCATGGCGACCTGGCAACGAATGCGAACCAGCCATGTGCCGACGGTGCAGGGCAGGGCAGGGGACTCGGTTGACCAGGCCGATGCACCCATCCAGCGGCCCGTGATGGTGGGCGTGGCGAAGCAGTCGGGATTGACGTTCCGGCATCAAAATGCAGATCCGTCGATCCAACGTGAATTCCGCCTCTTTGAACCACTTGGCAGCGGCGTGGCCTGCCTGGACTATGACTGTGATGGGCAGGTTGATTTTTACTTTGCCCAAGCCGGAACCAACGTGCCGGATGTCGAAAGTTCGGTTGGCAACCAACTGTTTCGGCAATCCGATGGTGAGTTTTTGGAACAAAGCGTTGCATCGGAGTCGGGTGATTTTCGTTGGTCGACTGCCGTCACCAGTGGAGATTGGAATCAGGATGGTTTTGCCGATCTGGTCGTCGGAAGCTTGGGCCAGAACCTGCTGCTGATCAATCAAGGCGACGGTACGTTTTTGCGCCGGACGTTTGATTCGGTGGACCAACAGGGCAACCCTGAATCGGTGGATCCGATGTCGACGATGGGTTTGGCGATCGCGGACGTGACCGGCGATCTGTTGCCAGACGTGATCGAAGTGAACTATGTCGACGACTCGCGATCCCTGGATCCGATTCAACGAGACTCTCGTGGGCAACCGTTGACGTTGCCCGGACCGCTGCATTTCAAGCCAGCGGTCAATCGGGTCTTTGTGTCCCAAGGCGATGGTCGAATGGACGCCCAGGTGCTGCCCGGAGAAAGCACGGCGTTGGGTTTGATCGTGACGGACATCGATGGGGACCGCCAAGGCGATATCTTCATCGCCAATGACCAACGTGCGAACCATTGGCACAGCCATCACATGCTTGCCGACGGCACCCCGGTTTGGACCGATCAGGCGATCCTAGCGGGGTTGGGGTACGGGCCCGGCGGTAAACCGACGGCGTGCATGGGAATCGCGGCCGCCGATTTTGATCACAATGGCAATCTCGATTTGCACGTTACGAACTTCATGGATGAATGGTCCAATTTGTATCTGCAGCAGGCCGCGGGCGGATTCGTTGATTCGGCGGTCGCCTACCAGATCGACAAGGCGTCGGTTCGGATGCTGGGGTTTGGGACACAGGCGATCGATTACGACAACAATACGAGCTGGGATTTGATCGTTGGCAACGGCCACATCGAAGACTTCCGCAGCGCCGGAAAAGCGTTCGAAATGCCGACCCAAATTTTGGCGTTTGCCGGTGGCAAATTTGTGGCGGTGGATCCCGCTGGCGATGATCCGTTTTGGAAGACGGACCGATTGGCGCGAGCGGTGGCCAAGTGCGATTGGAATCGCGACGGTCGGACCGACATCGTCCTGACGGAAATGAATGGCGATGCCGAGCTGCTGGAAAACCGCACTCCCGCGGCCAATCGATTCCTGCAGATCGAACTGGCAGGGGTTCACTGCGAGCGAGATGCGATCGGCGCGAAGGTCAGTGTCCAGACCGACCAAGGCGAATGGTCCCAGTGGGTCCAGACCGGCGACGGATACCTCTGCAAGAACGAATCGCTGTTGATGTTCGGGTTGGGGGGATCCAACCGGATCGTTCGCGTCGCAGTGGCTTGGCCCGGAAAATCGCCGACGGGTTCAGCAAGGACTGAGAATGAAGCGCCTGAAAACAGTGCGTCTGGATTTGCAGAACCCGAGATCTTTGACGATGTCGCAATCGACCAGCGCGTTCTGTTGATTGAAGGCGCTGGCCGAGTTTGGCAGCGATAG
- a CDS encoding alpha/beta hydrolase — MNSWTLRYWQSFSFVGLVVATIFFCGSVTPSLLPRPYFVQGILSGFSLAIGYGVGVALVWLWMFLELPKPSEKLELRSKQFTVVCVALVFVASVWRATFWQNSIRQRMEMPPLETADPYRFFLISIVVACLMVAVLRALLRGCARLTVRLERYVPPRIAAMVSMVVISTLTILVANGVVARGLLALADQTFSNADELIDEGIAQPSEPLACGSVESNVPWDSIGRQGKNFIAGGPTKQSISEFTGDDAKTPLRVYVGVRSAEDEEQRAALAVQELKRVGGFDRKILVVATPTGTGWLDQGAVDTLEYMHDGDTAIVSTQYSYLPSWITILVDPSCSRRSATALFDQVYAHWTTLPKDDRPQLHLFGLSLGSFGCEDTANLLKTFQDPIQGSVKSGPPFPSTRWASIVSERNPGSSVWLPTFRDGSMIRFTSQQNRLESGKAWGPIRDVYIQHASDPMVWFSPSLAWHRPAWLNDPRGPDVSPQLRWYPIVTFLQIAFDLPMATSVPIGYGHNYAPANYIDAWMAVTDPPSWEPDDVTRLKNQFAPSAP; from the coding sequence TTGAATTCTTGGACGCTTCGATACTGGCAGTCGTTTTCGTTTGTAGGTTTGGTTGTCGCGACGATCTTTTTTTGCGGGTCGGTGACACCGTCGCTATTGCCCCGGCCGTATTTTGTGCAAGGAATTCTGTCTGGGTTTTCGTTGGCGATCGGCTACGGCGTTGGCGTCGCGTTGGTGTGGTTGTGGATGTTTCTGGAATTGCCCAAGCCAAGCGAAAAGCTGGAACTTCGGTCCAAACAATTCACGGTGGTCTGCGTTGCGTTGGTGTTTGTGGCCTCGGTGTGGCGGGCGACGTTCTGGCAGAACTCCATTCGTCAACGGATGGAGATGCCACCGCTTGAAACGGCTGACCCGTACCGTTTCTTTCTGATTTCGATCGTCGTGGCGTGTTTGATGGTCGCTGTGCTGCGGGCACTGCTGCGTGGCTGCGCCAGGTTAACGGTGCGTCTAGAAAGATACGTTCCGCCCCGCATTGCAGCCATGGTCAGCATGGTCGTGATTTCGACGTTGACGATCTTGGTTGCCAACGGCGTCGTCGCTCGCGGCTTGCTGGCGCTAGCCGATCAGACGTTTTCGAACGCCGATGAATTGATCGACGAGGGAATTGCCCAACCGTCCGAACCGCTGGCGTGTGGCAGTGTCGAATCGAATGTGCCGTGGGATTCCATCGGTCGGCAGGGAAAGAACTTTATCGCAGGCGGCCCCACGAAGCAGTCGATCAGCGAGTTCACCGGCGACGATGCGAAGACACCGCTGCGGGTTTATGTTGGTGTCCGGTCGGCCGAAGACGAAGAACAGCGAGCCGCATTGGCCGTCCAAGAATTGAAACGGGTTGGCGGATTTGATCGTAAAATCCTAGTGGTTGCGACGCCTACCGGGACCGGATGGTTGGATCAGGGAGCGGTGGACACGTTGGAATACATGCACGATGGCGACACCGCGATCGTCAGCACGCAGTATTCGTATCTTCCTAGCTGGATCACGATCTTGGTCGATCCGTCGTGTTCCAGGCGGTCGGCAACGGCTCTGTTCGACCAAGTCTATGCTCACTGGACAACACTGCCCAAAGACGATCGCCCACAGTTGCATCTGTTTGGTCTAAGTCTGGGATCGTTCGGTTGCGAAGACACCGCGAACTTGTTGAAGACGTTTCAGGATCCGATTCAAGGGTCGGTGAAAAGCGGTCCGCCATTTCCAAGCACTCGCTGGGCATCGATCGTGTCGGAGCGAAACCCCGGTTCAAGCGTTTGGTTGCCGACGTTTCGCGATGGTTCGATGATCCGATTCACGTCGCAACAGAATCGTCTGGAAAGCGGCAAAGCATGGGGGCCGATTCGGGACGTTTACATTCAACATGCCAGTGATCCGATGGTTTGGTTTTCACCATCGTTGGCTTGGCATCGCCCTGCGTGGCTGAACGATCCACGCGGTCCCGACGTGTCACCCCAACTGCGTTGGTATCCGATCGTGACGTTCCTGCAGATCGCGTTCGACCTGCCGATGGCGACTAGCGTTCCGATTGGCTACGGCCACAACTACGCACCGGCGAACTACATCGACGCCTGGATGGCCGTGACTGACCCGCCAAGCTGGGAACCCGACGACGTGACCCGGTTGAAGAACCAGTTTGCTCCGTCGGCACCCTGA
- the purB gene encoding adenylosuccinate lyase, which translates to MSVDIPNVLASRYASDAMVKIWSPAGKVVLEREFWISVMEAQADLGVAIPAGVIEAYRAVVDQVDLHSIDARERVTRHDVKARIEEFNALAGHEHIHKGMTSRDLTENVEQLQIRTALVLVRDRTIAALGMIAQRAAEFSDLAIAGRSHNVPAQVTTVGKRLASIAEELLIGLNRTEDLLARYPLRGIKGPVGTQQDMLDLFEGDTSKLAQLDERISKRLGFSGCFESVGQVYPRSLDFDVVSALVQLSSAPANFARTLRLMAGAELATEGFKPGQVGSSAMPHKMNARSAERIDGFSVILRGYLSMVGGLLGDQWNEGDVSCSVVRRIAIPDAFLAIDGQMETFLTVLVDFGAYPAVIAREMNRFLPFLATTKILVAAVKAGVGRETAHEAIKEHAVAAALAMREQGGDDNDLIERLAADDRIPMDEATLRAAIGAPSEFVGNATSQVAKVIQKVEAIVNQHPDAAAYRAGSIL; encoded by the coding sequence GTGTCGGTCGATATCCCCAACGTGCTCGCATCCCGTTACGCCAGCGATGCAATGGTCAAGATCTGGTCTCCGGCCGGGAAAGTCGTGCTGGAGCGAGAATTTTGGATCTCGGTGATGGAAGCACAAGCCGATTTGGGAGTCGCCATTCCGGCCGGTGTCATCGAAGCCTATCGCGCCGTCGTCGATCAGGTCGATTTGCACTCAATCGACGCCCGCGAACGCGTCACCCGACACGACGTCAAAGCCCGCATCGAAGAATTCAATGCGTTGGCCGGACACGAACATATCCACAAGGGAATGACATCCCGCGACCTGACCGAGAACGTCGAACAGCTGCAAATCCGCACCGCCCTGGTCCTGGTTCGCGACCGCACGATCGCCGCCTTGGGAATGATCGCACAGCGTGCCGCCGAATTTTCCGATCTGGCCATCGCCGGTCGCAGCCACAATGTCCCGGCTCAGGTCACCACCGTCGGCAAACGACTGGCATCGATTGCCGAAGAATTGCTGATCGGACTGAACCGCACCGAGGATCTGCTGGCTCGCTATCCGCTGCGAGGAATCAAGGGACCGGTCGGCACCCAACAGGACATGCTGGACCTGTTCGAAGGCGATACTTCCAAACTGGCCCAACTGGACGAACGAATTTCCAAGCGTCTTGGCTTTTCGGGATGCTTTGAATCCGTCGGGCAGGTTTACCCCCGATCGTTGGACTTTGACGTCGTTTCCGCACTGGTACAGCTTTCCTCTGCCCCCGCCAACTTTGCACGCACCCTGCGGCTGATGGCGGGCGCCGAACTGGCCACCGAAGGATTCAAACCTGGCCAAGTCGGTTCGTCCGCGATGCCACACAAGATGAACGCCCGATCGGCCGAGCGAATCGACGGTTTCAGCGTCATCCTGCGAGGCTATCTATCGATGGTCGGTGGCCTGCTGGGCGACCAGTGGAACGAAGGCGATGTCAGCTGCAGTGTGGTTCGCCGGATCGCGATCCCAGACGCTTTCTTGGCCATCGACGGACAAATGGAAACATTCCTGACGGTGCTGGTCGACTTCGGCGCCTACCCCGCGGTCATCGCCCGCGAAATGAATCGATTCCTTCCGTTCCTTGCGACCACCAAGATCCTAGTGGCAGCCGTCAAAGCCGGTGTGGGACGCGAAACCGCACACGAGGCGATCAAGGAACACGCCGTCGCCGCAGCACTTGCGATGCGAGAACAAGGCGGGGACGACAACGATCTGATCGAACGACTGGCCGCCGATGATCGGATCCCGATGGACGAGGCGACTTTGCGAGCCGCCATCGGTGCCCCCAGCGAATTTGTCGGCAACGCCACGTCACAAGTCGCCAAGGTCATCCAAAAGGTCGAAGCGATCGTCAATCAGCATCCCGACGCTGCTGCCTATCGAGCCGGTTCGATCCTGTAG
- a CDS encoding membrane or secreted protein — protein MFTQIGLPRRRAIRRSVFVCLQVLAGILVASHSMSSSVVAQDAGIDAAAPDAVNGANPAIAYAPAISLLPDSVAGLVRVPDLPGFCKAWETTNMGRLLDDPAMQPFIEARRDRAKDYLQSLGNKVGLHLEDLYEIASGEAVFAWLPFEKDNRRPFAICVVADIRGRRAKADEVMATLDKDLKAGGWIRSDVQHRGEAVRIYDTKPKPGQLKVEQIAITLNDARIIAADRDTVVTDLLDAIAGSPKGPAINKAEDFRTVLTRSAREISGPAKESGGSLAFEWFARPFQMGRIVRESLDIDRGNQVDVIKLLQNQGFDAIKAAGGIAIMAGDPFDLLHKGYILAPPVTSEPDKYKMAARMLQFVNQPLAELPTWIHDDVASVSRVNLRIEEAFWAAETLVNEAFGDEIFRDIIDGIREDEVGPQIDLAKNVLPNLDDHVLLMTDNTLPAEIHSERMLVAIRVSDAAAIKLAVKKAMEVEPDASRMDVLPGVEIWRVQRGEGTDDFDAELFGDLAIEDEEETDEPPPLLDHWAIALVEKGPGSDSPYLMFSSHPEFLVETAKRIQEGTPGGLGSMPRVVAVTGAMKKLGAGSVALDRLVRTKLSLRVKYQLLREGRLKDSDTLLASLIRRAVEDADGEELESGDVGKLPPLKQIEQYLPEAGGYMETHEDGWGLTGFLLK, from the coding sequence ATGTTCACCCAGATTGGTCTTCCGCGTCGTCGAGCCATTCGTCGATCGGTTTTTGTTTGCTTGCAGGTCCTGGCGGGGATCCTGGTTGCCAGTCATTCGATGTCGTCGAGCGTCGTCGCACAGGATGCCGGTATCGATGCAGCAGCCCCGGATGCCGTGAATGGGGCCAATCCAGCGATTGCCTATGCACCGGCGATCAGCCTGCTGCCCGATTCGGTCGCTGGGTTGGTGCGTGTGCCAGACCTGCCCGGATTTTGCAAAGCTTGGGAAACCACCAACATGGGCAGGTTGCTGGACGATCCGGCCATGCAACCTTTCATCGAAGCCCGACGTGATCGTGCCAAAGACTATCTGCAATCGCTCGGCAACAAGGTCGGTCTGCATTTAGAAGATCTTTACGAGATCGCATCGGGCGAGGCCGTCTTTGCTTGGTTGCCTTTCGAAAAAGACAATCGTCGCCCATTCGCCATTTGCGTAGTTGCGGATATCCGCGGACGCCGAGCCAAGGCTGACGAGGTCATGGCGACCTTGGACAAGGACCTGAAGGCTGGGGGCTGGATCCGCAGCGATGTCCAGCACCGCGGGGAAGCCGTCCGAATTTACGACACCAAGCCCAAGCCCGGGCAGTTGAAGGTCGAACAGATTGCGATCACGTTGAACGATGCTCGGATCATTGCCGCCGATCGCGACACCGTTGTCACCGATCTGTTGGATGCAATCGCGGGTTCTCCCAAAGGTCCAGCGATCAACAAAGCAGAAGACTTTCGCACCGTGCTGACCCGATCGGCTCGCGAGATCAGTGGTCCCGCCAAGGAAAGCGGCGGAAGTTTGGCGTTTGAATGGTTTGCACGCCCGTTTCAAATGGGACGGATCGTTCGCGAATCGCTGGACATCGATCGGGGCAACCAAGTCGATGTGATCAAGTTGCTGCAGAACCAAGGGTTCGACGCGATCAAAGCGGCCGGTGGGATCGCGATCATGGCGGGCGATCCGTTTGATTTGCTGCACAAGGGTTACATCCTGGCCCCGCCGGTCACCAGCGAGCCCGATAAATACAAAATGGCTGCTCGGATGTTGCAGTTTGTGAACCAGCCGTTGGCCGAACTGCCGACTTGGATCCACGATGATGTGGCCAGTGTCAGCCGCGTGAACCTGCGGATCGAAGAAGCCTTCTGGGCGGCCGAGACATTGGTCAACGAAGCCTTCGGCGACGAAATCTTTCGTGACATCATCGACGGCATTCGTGAAGACGAAGTCGGCCCCCAAATCGACTTGGCCAAGAACGTGTTGCCCAACTTGGATGACCACGTCTTGTTGATGACCGACAACACATTGCCCGCCGAAATTCATTCCGAACGGATGTTGGTTGCCATTCGCGTTTCGGACGCAGCGGCCATCAAACTGGCCGTCAAAAAGGCCATGGAAGTGGAACCAGACGCAAGCCGGATGGATGTGTTGCCCGGTGTCGAAATTTGGCGGGTTCAACGCGGGGAAGGGACCGACGATTTTGATGCGGAATTGTTCGGCGACTTAGCGATCGAAGACGAAGAGGAAACCGACGAACCGCCGCCATTGTTGGACCACTGGGCCATCGCATTGGTCGAAAAAGGCCCGGGGTCGGATTCGCCTTACCTGATGTTTTCCAGCCACCCCGAATTTCTGGTCGAAACCGCCAAGCGGATTCAAGAGGGAACTCCCGGCGGCTTGGGCAGCATGCCACGTGTCGTCGCGGTCACCGGTGCGATGAAAAAACTAGGGGCCGGTTCGGTTGCGCTGGACCGTTTGGTGCGAACCAAGTTGTCGTTGCGAGTGAAGTACCAATTGCTTCGTGAAGGTCGTTTGAAAGATAGCGACACCCTGTTGGCGTCGTTGATTCGACGCGCGGTCGAAGACGCCGATGGCGAAGAACTTGAATCCGGCGATGTCGGCAAGTTGCCGCCACTGAAGCAGATCGAACAGTATCTGCCCGAAGCCGGTGGGTACATGGAAACTCACGAAGATGGATGGGGCCTGACAGGTTTTCTGTTGAAGTAG